The Cellulosimicrobium sp. ES-005 genome segment GCCGCATCCTCGACCACCTCGACGGCCTCGTGCGCGACCTGGGCACCGCGGTCCTGCTCATCACGCACGACCTCGGCGTCGCGGCGGACCGCGCCGACCGGATCGTCGTGCTCGAGCGCGGGGTCGTCGTCGAGGAGGGCACCGCGGACCAGGTGCTGCACGACCCGCGCCACCCCTACACCCAGCAGCTCATCGCCGCGGCGCCGAGCCTCGCGAGCTCGCGCCTCGTCGCGGGCGGCACGCCGGAGACGGCGCCGGACGACGGCGTCGTCCCGCGCGCCGACGCGAGCCGCGCCGCGGTCGCGAGCCGCGCCGACGGTCAGGGGACCGCGGTGCCCGACGGCGCCGGCCCGGACACCGCGAGCGTGCCCGTCCTCGCGGTGCGGGACCTGCGCAAGGAGTTCACGCTGCCGCGCGGGTCGGCGCACCGGACGCTCGTCGCCGTGGACGGCGTGAGCTTCGCCGTCGGGCGCGGCGAGACGTACGCGCTCGTGGGGGAGTCGGGGTCGGGCAAGAGCACGACGGCGCGCCTCGCCCTCCGGCTCGAGCGGCCCACCGCGGGCACGGTGGAGTTCGCGGGCGAGGACATCACGACGGCGCGCGGCGAGCGGCTGCGGTCGCTGCGGCGCGGGTTCCAGGTCGTCTACCAGTCCCCGTACGCGTCGCTCGACCCGCGGTTCACCGTCGAGCAGATCGTCACCGAGCCGCTCCGGGCGTACCGGGTCGGGTCGCCGTCCGAGCGGGCGGACCGGGCACGTGCGCTCGTCGAGGACGTCGCGCTCCCGCCCGACGTGCTCCGACGGGGACCGCGCGAGCTCTCGGGCGGGCAGCGCCAGCGCGTCGCCATCGCGCGGGCGCTCGCGCTGAACCCCGCGCTCGTCGTGCTCGACGAGCCCGTCTCGGCGCTCGACGTGTCCGTGCAGGCGCAGATCCTCGAGCTGCTCGTGCGGCTCCAGGCCGAGCACGGGCTCGCGTACCTGTTCATCTCGCACGACCTCGCGGTCGTGCGGCAGGTGTCCGACCACGTCGGCGTCATGCACCGCGGGCGCGTCGTCGAGCAGGGCCCGGCCGAGCAGATCCTGCTCGACCCGCAGGAGGAGTACACGCGCGAGCTCGTCGCGGCCATCCCCGGCCGCCGCGCGCTCCAGGACGCGCCCCGGGCGTCGTCCACGACAGCATGGAGGGCACGATGACCGTCACCGCACGACCCGCAGCACCCGGCGTCCGGCCCGGGACCAGGGCGACGCCCGGGCCGCGCGTGCTCGCGGAGCCCGCCCCCGCGCCGTCGCGCACCGAGCTCGCGGGCCGCACCACCGAGCTGCTCCAGGCGATGATCCGCAACGCGTGCGTCAACGACGGCACCGTCGGCTCGGGGCAGGAAGTGCGCAACGCGCGCGCCGTCGCCGACGCGCTCGACGGCCTCGACCTCGAGGTCGAGTGGGTCGAGCCGCGCCCCGGCCGCACGTCGCTCGTCGCGCGCCTGCGCGGCACGGACCCGGAGGCGCCCTCGCTCGCGCTCGTCGGGCACACCGACGTCGTGCCCGTCGAGCCGGAGGGGTGGACGCGCGACCCGTTCGGCGGCGAGCTCGTCGACGGCTGGGTCTGGGGCCGGGGCGCGATCGACATGCTGGGACTCACGTCCGCGTTCACGGTCGTCACGCGGGCGATCGCGGAGAGCGGGCGGCGGCTGCGCGGCGACCTCGTGCTCGCCGCCGTCGCCGACGAGGAGCACGGCAGCACGTGGGGCGTCGACTGGATCACCCAGCACCGGTACGACCTCGTGGACGTCGACGCGGTGCTCACGGAGTCGGGCGGGGTCCCGCTGGGGTCCCGCGGGAGCCGCACGATCGCGGTCGGGGAGAAGGGCGGCGCCGGGCGC includes the following:
- a CDS encoding ABC transporter ATP-binding protein, coding for MTATTPTTQERPGPTSGEAPALEIRGLEVAYRTRDGGSYAAVRGVDLTVGAGEVVALVGESGSGKSTTAHAALHLLARGGAVTGGTIRLGGRDVGRLSEKEWQQVRGRDVGLVPQDPTVSLNPVTRVGDQVAEVLVIHGLARRKEARERAVELLRQAGIDDPEARARQYPSQLSGGMRQRVLIAIAVAARPRLVVADEPTSALDVTVQRRILDHLDGLVRDLGTAVLLITHDLGVAADRADRIVVLERGVVVEEGTADQVLHDPRHPYTQQLIAAAPSLASSRLVAGGTPETAPDDGVVPRADASRAAVASRADGQGTAVPDGAGPDTASVPVLAVRDLRKEFTLPRGSAHRTLVAVDGVSFAVGRGETYALVGESGSGKSTTARLALRLERPTAGTVEFAGEDITTARGERLRSLRRGFQVVYQSPYASLDPRFTVEQIVTEPLRAYRVGSPSERADRARALVEDVALPPDVLRRGPRELSGGQRQRVAIARALALNPALVVLDEPVSALDVSVQAQILELLVRLQAEHGLAYLFISHDLAVVRQVSDHVGVMHRGRVVEQGPAEQILLDPQEEYTRELVAAIPGRRALQDAPRASSTTAWRAR